The Hymenobacter sp. GOD-10R genome includes a window with the following:
- a CDS encoding Hsp20/alpha crystallin family protein, translated as MATLLYNNRPALRPSRAFNSVLNELLRDTLPTVNQPSKSFVPQADILETEHGFELHLAIPGVVKEDVKIDFQEGNLVISGERKAPAIEENAPKFRRTETAFGTFTRTFRLPETVDVTAIDAQLTDGILRVTLPFDSNKVTKHHIEVR; from the coding sequence ATGGCAACTCTCTTGTATAACAACCGCCCTGCTCTTCGTCCTTCACGCGCTTTCAACTCTGTATTGAACGAACTGTTGCGCGACACATTACCAACCGTGAACCAACCTTCGAAAAGCTTCGTGCCTCAGGCCGATATCCTCGAAACAGAGCACGGCTTCGAACTGCACCTAGCTATTCCTGGTGTCGTGAAAGAGGATGTGAAAATCGATTTTCAGGAAGGTAACCTGGTGATTAGTGGCGAGCGGAAAGCTCCAGCTATCGAGGAAAATGCTCCTAAATTCCGCCGCACCGAAACGGCTTTCGGTACTTTCACCCGCACGTTCCGCTTGCCAGAGACGGTAGATGTAACGGCCATTGATGCACAACTGACCGACGGTATCCTGCGTGTAACGCTGCCATTCGACAGCAACAAAGTGACTAAGC